A portion of the Gasterosteus aculeatus chromosome 12, fGasAcu3.hap1.1, whole genome shotgun sequence genome contains these proteins:
- the nfat5b gene encoding nuclear factor of activated T-cells 5 isoform X4, with protein MSQTSGGEAGPPPSAALASDAMSSMTMEGPRSAFPTSSTQTMRSSPSASDPVHCGTVDPEDARSSRVVPEVMGADGGTGSGRSSSEPRGVRGGTSQEAQPHHQMTPSKRRTVLNISPPPQDLLDDSRMSCQDGTSLDSEQSNSIWMEDSLSNFSIVSAVSYNDNNEVPRKSRKRTPRQRPGPKSAGRGESSMDVFDADSAKGPHFVLSQLGPDNKTGSKGSSSNDPQTTNQKGGSLSKQYPQRSEGKEVRILVQPETQHRARYLTEGSRGSVKDRTQQGFPTIKLEGVNEPVFLQVFVANDTGRVKPHGFYQACRVTGRNTTACKEVDIDGTTVIEVSLDPSTNMTLAVDCVGILKLRNADVEARIGVAGSKKKSTRARLVFRVNIPRPDGSVLTLQTPSHPILCTQPAGVPEILKKSLHSCSVRGGEEVFIIGKNFLKDTKVIFQEKVSDEKSWKAEAEIDMELFHQNHVIVKVPPYQNQSITSSVCVGIYVVTNAGRSHDVQPFTYTPDSAKSDVPVKKEVPSPVKTCSVDEQIKDGDLMPPMLRLVKREHVTPMEVTSNIQSSGVFKQTSDLCPPQQNPDMTAGHLNKNRPFSNNLSQPAGEPDQSQPPVFPNAEPLGTIQKQDMAATGSFSVPVESLLQQGPRQFLLEPIEGLGQDRLGDGSGSVGSLCGEPAPQQQQLPLFPPDEVAQLEEAVRQLKAKGFCNMDNSMAKHQQQHHLQHQQRIQKQQIQQQQIQQQQLQQQQALETLQQQLFQSQIQMQCGMFQDAPQAKNAEQQGPSQGVVPNQGTLFQQAQQQQQQQQQHQQQQQQQQQQHQQQQQQQQQQQAALFQQASELLSIQTNFLQQTPAHPSPPMFHNPSSLAETQDSQGTLFQKASQEQVQAALFQNTMTVLQSPDQQPSTPGLFLPQTSLSSQLATSSAQQQQQQQQQQQQQQQQQLAFLSALQAPASEPQSVFQAQTQLPPIPQRSPMEQHQPSQPQPHAQPAQQASLFQNMPPHPSANTLSAGQQQQAGLLFCNNPLSAPEQASSLLFSSQGQMPPLTSSSLVSQEPPNTSLLFSQAGMVTVNQQDRSEPMALGNPADPRQRVVMFQEQQPMQLGSSSNNRQVQPVGLYMPQSNMGSLQGALATQELAQSAMFASQNGVANLQTTTSSPVQQPGTLFQTAVSGSVNQPSQPQQPGLFLFGIQNECDHLMNAPGNTLSDQIIAISQSGQNQRESEAHIKALLNQSLSQSGPVPNSLAASQNMEKMDDLLVSLQESGGNLTRSY; from the exons ATGAGTCAAACGAGCGGCGGAGAGGCAGGGCCTCCCCCTTCAGCTGCTTTAGCATCAG ATGCCATGTCCTCTATGACCATGGAAGGCCCCCGCAGTGCTTTTCCCACCTCGTCCACCCAAACCATGCGTTCCAGTCCTTCAGCCAGTGACCCGGTCCACTGCGGCACTGTTGACCCGGAGGACGCAAGGAGCAGCCGAGTGGTCCCTGAGGTCATGGGGGCAGACGGTGGCACTGGTAGCGGCAGGAGTAGCAGCGAGCCACGAGGAGTAAGAGGCGGAACGTCCCAGGAGGCCCAGCCACATCATCAGATGACCCCGTCCAAGCGCCGCACTGTGCTGAACATCTCTCCACCTCCACAAGACCTGCTGGATGACAGCCGGATGTCTTGCCAGGATGGAACGTCCCTGGATTCGGAGCAGAGTAACAGCATCTGGATGGAAGACTCTCTCTCCAACTTCAGCATCGTAAGCGCTGTTTCTTACAATGACAACAATGAGGTGCCACGGAAGTCCCGCAAACGTACGCCTCGTCAGAGGCCTGGCCCTAAGTCTGCAGGACGCGGGGAGTCCAGCATGGACGTGTTCGACGCAGACAGTGCCAAAGGTCCACACTTTGTACTGTCACAGCTAGGCCCTGACAACAAGACTGGATCCAAAGGAAG CAGCTCAAATGATCCTCAGACAACGAACCAGAAAGGAGGATCACTTTCGAAGCAATACCCACAAAGAAGTGAGGGGAAGGAAGTGAGGATCCTCGTCCAGCCAGAGACTCAGCACCGAGCGCGCTATCTGACTGAAGGCAGCAGAGGGTCGGTGAAGGACCGCACTCAACAGGGCTTTCCCACAATAAAG CTGGAGGGAGTGAATGAGCCGGTGTTCTTGCAGGTGTTTGTGGCCAACGACACTGGACGTGTGAAGCCTCATGGTTTTTATCAAGCTTGCAGGGTTACTGGTCGCAACACCACAGCCTGCAAAGAGGTGGACATTGATGGGACAACTGTCATCGAGGTGTCCCTTGATCCAAGCACCAACATGACACTAGC GGTGGACTGTGTTGGGATCTTAAAGCTCCGTAACGCTGACGTCGAGGCTCGTATTGGTGTGGCAGGATCGAAGAAGAAGAGCACTCGCGCTCGGCTGGTGTTTCGGGTCAATATCCCCCGTCCAGATGGATCAGTTCTCACACTACAGACTCCCTCACATCCAATCCTGTGTA CTCAGCCTGCAGGAGTTCCTGAAATCCTGAAGAAGTCACTACACAGTTGTTCAGTGAGAGGCGGCGAAGAGGTCTTTATCATTGGAAAAAACTTTCTGAAAGACACCAAAGTCATTTTTCAGGAGAAAGTCTCTG ATGAGAAATCGTGGAAGGCAGAGGCTGAGATTGACATGGAGCTGTTTCACCAG AATCACGTGATCGTGAAGGTGCCTCCGTACCAGAACCAATCCATCACctcttcagtgtgtgtggggaTCTATGTGGTGACAAATGCTGGGAGATCCCATGATGTTCAGCCCTTTACCTACACTCCAGATTCAG CAAAGAGTGATGTTCCTGTGAAGAAAGAGGTGCCTTCTCCAGTGAAGACTTGCTCAGTTGATGAACAAATTAAAG ATGGCGACTTGATGCCTCCGATGTTGCGTTTAGTGAAGAGAGAACATGTCACTCCGATGGAGGTCACCAGCAACATCCAATCTTCTGGTGTATTCAAG cagaCTAGTGACCTGTGCCCCCCACAGCAGAACCCAGACATGACTGCAGGCCacctaaataaaaacagaccATTCTCCAACAACCTGTCTCAGCCTGCAGGCGAACCCGACCAAAGCCAGCCTCCTGTTTTCCCCAACGCAGAGCCCTTAGGCACAATTCAGAAGCAGGACATGGCGGCCACCGGCTCCTTCTCTGTGCCCGTGGAATCTCTGCTCCAGCAAGGACCACGGCAGTTCCTCCTGGAGCCCATAGAGGGTCTCGGACAGGACAGGCTCGGCGACGGCTCTGGATCTGTGGGGAGTCTGTGTGGAGAACCTGCACCTCAACAGCAGCAACTGCCTCTTTTCCCCCCAGACGAAGTAgcccagctggaggaggcagTGAGGCAGCTTAAAGCCAAAGGGTTCTGTAACATGGACAACTCGATGGccaaacaccagcagcagcaccaccttcAGCACCAACAACGTATCCAGAAACAGCAAATTCAGCAGCAACAAATCCAGCAACAacagcttcagcagcagcaagcGTTGGAGACtttacagcagcagctgtttcagTCACAGATTCAGATGCAGTGTGGCATGTTTCAGGACGCCCCTCAGGCCAAGAACGCAGAGCAGCAGGGCCCGTCACAGGGGGTGGTGCCGAACCAAGGGACACTTTTTCAACAggcccaacaacaacagcagcagcagcaacaacaccaacagcagcagcagcagcaacagcaacaacaccaacagcagcagcagcagcagcagcagcaacaagcaGCTCTCTTTCAGCAGGCTAGTGAATTGCTCTCGATTCAGACCAACTTTCTCCAGCAGACCCCAGCACACCCTTCCCCACCCATGTTCCACAACCCCAGTTCTTTGGCTGAAACGCAAGATTCACAGGGAACTTTGTTCCAGAAAGCCTCTCAGGAGCAGGTCCAGGCCGCTCTCTTCCAAAACACCATGACAGTACTGCAGTCTCCGGACCAACAGCCATCCACCCCTGGACTTTTCCTCCCTCAGACATCCCTGTCTTCTCAGCTCGCAACCAGTAgtgctcaacaacaacaacagcagcagcagcagcagcaacaacaacagcagcagcagctggccttTCTCAGTGCTCTACAAGCGCCCGCCTCTGAACCACAATCTGTGTTTCAGGCTCAAACCCAGCTCCCCCCAATCCCACAGAGAAGCCCGATGGAGCAGCATCAGCCTTCCCAGCCTCAGCCCCACGCACAGCCGGCCCAGCAGGCCTCCCTGTTTCAGAACATGCCCCCACACCCGTCTGCGAACACGCTTTCAgccggccagcagcagcaggcgggcCTGCTGTTCTGCAACAACCCCCTGTCCGCTCCGGAACAGGCCTCCAGCCTGCTGTTCAGCAGCCAGGGCCAGATGCCACCGCTGACCAGCAGCAGCTTGGTCTCCCAAGAGCCCCCAAACACCTCTCTGCTCTTTTCCCAGGCAGGCATGGTGACAGTAAACCAGCAGGATCGTTCCGAGCCCATGGCCTTAGGAAACCCCGCCGATCCACGGCAGCGAGTCGTGATGTTTCAGGAGCAGCAGCCGATGCAGCTGGGCAGCAGCTCAAACAACCGGCAGGTGCAACCTGTGGGCCTCTATATGCCTCAGTCCAACATGGGCTCTCTGCAGGGGGCGCTGGCTACTCAGGAGCTCGCACAGTCCGCCATGTTTGCCTCACAGAACGGCGTGGCGAACCTCCAGACGACCACCTCCTCCCCCGTTCAACAGCCGGGGACTCTGTTTCAGACGGCTGTCAGTGGGAGCGTCAATCAGCCCAGCCAGCCTCAACAACCTGGCCTCTTCCTTTTTGGGATTCAGAACG AATGTGACCACCTGATGAACGCGCCGGGAAACACGCTGTCGGATCAGATTATTGCCATTAGCCAGTCTGGTCAGAACCAAAGAGAGAGTGAAGCGCACATCAAGGCTCTGCTCAACCAGTCCCTGTCTCAATCTGGGCCCGTGCCGAACAGCTTGGCCGCCTCTCAGAACATGGAGAAGATGGATGACCTGCTGGTCAGCTTGCAGGAGTCCGGCGGCAACTTAACTCGCTCGTACTAA